The sequence tctgctgggaaactctgggtccttgcattcatgtggatgttactttgacatataCCACCTAccaaaacatcgttgcagaccaagtacatccCTTCATTGCAacggtatttcctgatggcagtggcttctttcagtaggataatgcGTCCTGCCACCccgcaaaaattgttcaggaactgtttgaggaacatgacaaagagttcaaggtgttgccttggcccccaaattccccagatctcagtccgatcaagcatctgtggaatGTGTTGGAAAATCAAGTCCAATCAATGGAggtcccacctcacaacttacaggacttacaggatctgttgctaatgttttggtTCCCGATAcctgaggacaccttcagaggtcttgtggagtccatgccttgacaggtCAGAGCGGTTTTAGCAGCGCATGGGGggatctacacaatattaggcaggtggttttaatgttttggctgattggtgtatgtgtGCACTTAAAAAACATGATGAAACGGCTACAATTGTTATCACTACCACTGCAACTACTACGGCTACAGcgataaaatagaatagaataagtcAAAACTATAGAATTCAACCATTACTACAACTCTATAGAATAGAATTACTCCTATCAAAAACACTCAAAACTATCATGCAAGAGATCAGAATTGCTGAGTGAAATATTCTACTGACAAAGGGCATATAACATCAGCAGGCTTATATAGAGGATGGTGGGGGGGCACCTCTTGTTCTCTGCTTGTTGCCTCTAAGGTGGAATAGGCCTGTGTACCCTGGGGAGGGCAACTTTGACTTGCACactttcacatttttgacattctcTTCATTAGACGCAGGCTAACCAAAAAAGTCATGGTTATATTTTGCCTTTTGTCACAAATTCTGTGGTCCTTGAGTACTTTGCCGACAAAGCTTCAAGTTTGGTATTCAAAGCATATCTCTACTACAACAATATTTACGTTATAATGAGGAAAGAAATTATGGTCTTCCTTATGATGTTGATCAAACGATTGGATACAATGAAATACAATAAAGGACGTGTGTTTCTGCTGGATTACCTCACTCTTTTGAAGGTATTCACCATGCTGCTCACACCCAATGTTGAACACATACTTCCCGAGGCCACACGGCTGCAAAACAAAGGACTGATATTGACATCTCTTAGATAAGAGTCATACAGGAGGTTCCTTGACAGTGAACTTGGCAGACAAACCAACACAGAAACTAGTATGactagtgtcttgatgcatgctcaataatcataGTAATCATACTAGTATGACTAGTATTGTTAAATTATCATAACTAAAGCTTGAAATAAAGAGCTTCAAAAATAAAATCATGCTGTAACTATACTTATTAGGATCAGCCAAGTTGATGTAGAGAACATGTACAATTCCAATTAAACAATTAGCTAAGAGGACTGCTGCATATACAGTAAAAAAGCACTAAGAAATAGTTTGTAACAAATAACTTCTCTGGCAGTTGCTGAACTGTAGAAGTCAATCCTGTAGAAGTCAACTCAATCAGATTGCATCAAAAACCACCCTAGTGAGGCCACAATAAATCAAATGCTGTTGAAGAAAAACTAAAACTTTCAAATGGCAACAGACCCAGCCAGATCTGATGGGAAATCAGCAGAATCAATGACTTACACTGTTGTTGACAAAGTTACCCTGATATCTGTGGTTCAAATGGATTATCTCTCCAGCTGACTCCATCTTGCCCTTCACCCACGACCCTTTGTACTTTGAGCCAGTCTCATGGTAGTGGTATATCCCCTGGCCGTGTCTTACAACAAGAGAGCAGCGACAAGATGTAAGCATATGactctttaaaaaaaagtcatTATTTTGTAAATTCATCTAGACAATCAAGAAATGATTTTAAAATCCCACTGTTGTTGAAGCACTACATGGTCTTGCTCCTGCTTATTTTTCTAATTTCCCCTTCTCATATAATCCCACCAGTTGCCTCATATTTGCCAGTCAGGGGCTCTTGGCTGTCCTAGGACACAGGCTAAAAAAATATGGGTGACAGGGTTTTTGCTGTGATTGGTCCAAGACTGTGGAATAGTATTCACCAACACATCAGATCAGCTGAATCTGTTGAAATATATTAAAActttaaaatatattttcattCTCTGGCTTATTCTCTGGCTTTCCAAAATGtctgaaataaaaataacttaagATATTTTTGTGCTCTTACAATTTTTTCTTACTctcttttatttatttctctTGTTATGTGAAGCATATAGCGCTATAGAAATAAAGCTCTTCTATGCTACTTCTGACCCACTTGTACAGTAATAAGCCTAACCATCTTTGGAGTTTTTCTccagcctgttttttttttaatgaacagcAGGACATTTATTCTACTTGTGTATTTTTCTGTTACTGTGAGTTTGAAGTAAGGTAGCTCATTGTGAGTCATGTTATAAACAGAGAGAACACACTTCTGAATGTAATTTGATTTCATGCCAAAAGGGCTACCACTTCTCAGCAAAATGACACAATGTCATACACACAATGTCTTTAAGCAGAAAAGGAAAAATCTTGGCATACCTAACAATTTCTGTGGGAGATTATCTGTGTACTTAAATTCACAGATACTCTTCCACATCCCCTCCTATGTAGTCAAAATATCTAAACTGGTAAGTAAGCCAGCAATGAGAAAGTCATGGGTATCTTTCTGTAATAAGCACAAAGAGCAAGAACTAACAATCACAAATAGGTACAATCAGCATGTGGCCTAGCAGAACCCTGCTAACATCCACAGCATATCTACACACCCTGTATTTGTGATTCTGACCCCTAAATGTAGGATTACATACCTCATGTGACACAGCCACTCCCCATCATAGGTGTCCCCATTTGGGTATGTGTAAACACCATGACCCTGCCGCAGGTCTTTAACCCAGGACCCTGAAAGGAAACGGAGCAGGGACATGACAACAGCAGATGTTGCACTGAACTAAGTGTCAGGGGCTAACTTTCTCATTTGGATTTCCATCTGAAAAAGTTCAAATCCTTTGCAGGAGGGTATTCTAGCTGTGAATATATATGTCAACATTTTGCACGCACACAGTTATGAATTATAGAACTTGGCAGCaagctttgttttttgtttttattgtgcaGCAGCCCTTTGCTATTAACTATTATACCTTCATATTTGGACCCATCAGGGTAGTAGAAGGTGCCTTGTCCATGTTTCTCATTCTGGTAATAGTCTCCCAAATATCTGGCTCCATTTGCAAAGCGATATGTCCCCTGTTAGACAAATTCAACATCAGAATCAAAGATAACTGACTCAAAGAAGCTCTACTGTCTTGGTGTTTCATACATGTCAAAGTTGTTTGGAAAGACTGAATTTAGCATTGATTACCACTGCATCAAAGTGAATGTCAGCAACAACATTCATTGAGAACTAAAGAGAACTGTGTGTAATGACGGTTTTGATAAAAACACAATTTTCCACAAAGGGCAATATTTTACCTTTTTATGCACATGTGTAGGATAAGGATAGTGTCATGAAATTACAACACGAGCAGCAAATcactctttgatttttttttaaactactcAATAAACTTTATCTTTCCTACCTGTCCAGACCTTTTGCCATTCTCGTACATGCCCTGATAAGTGTCTCCGTTGGGTAGCACAGCTCTCCCGACACCATGCCTCTCTCCAGCTTCATTTCTGTCGCCTTCATATTCCTGCCAATCAATTAAAGAATGGATGAATAGTGAATAagcagagacccagagagagacccagaaatagatagacagacagacagatacacatagAAATGAATACAAGCTCTGTaaaacacccaaacacacacgcgcacgcacacacgtttgGGTTTCTATACTTGTGAAGATCCTTCACTGACTGATCTTCACAAGTATAGAAAGATTGCAGTAAGGTTTATTGCAATGTCAGCCTAATCCTAGTTCTAATTTTAACCCTAAACCCGTTTTTAgcttaaaatagacccttaaagaagtgaggaccaccCAAAATATCCGCGCTTAACATAAATGTCCACACTCTTATGGTTAAAAACCAATTGTTCCTCACAAGAATACACACACAGAGTGGTTCACCCatcgaggtcacttagatgagcgatgaactgTTTCTACCActgaacattgtgtccagatgaactgattcaactttctgtgatttccttacctggattattgagcctacGTAAAGACACAGTGAATACCTATCAATGACTGATCTTCTACAGCTAGCTAGTATAGCGCTAAAACCTGCCAAGCCAACTAAACGGCCAAACGAAAAATAATTTCAGGCCGCAGGCGAGTTCGCTTACCCCGAGGTAACCACGTTCGTCATCAAAATCTTCAGATCCCGCGTCGGACATGTTACTTATATTAAtacttttgtttgtttatgcGACGTAAAGTTTACTGTGAAAGCGACACCCAAGGAAACGGAGAGATGCTCGGTCAACTCCTCTCCCGCTAGCAGATTGTTTACGGTTGCTATGATAACAGTGTGAGACGTGATCTCACGTGACCGGGCAAAAGAACCAGCAAACAATTCTTCAAGTCTGTCATCGCCTTAAATTACCAAACTTATAAACTAACTTTATAAATCCAAATATgacaaaaagtaaaataaataattttTCTTCCGAGCCCATGCTTGCAGGACGAGTCATTTTCAGCTACACCCTGGCATGGAACACAAGGCAGCACTGTAGCGTTCCCCATTATTTACCCAATAtgaatatcaatcaatcaattagtcACATTTTGTTTAGATAGCAAATTTCGTACATTAGAATGCAATTCAATGCGCTTTACATGAGGTAAAAGTGCACAGATAAAAAGGTAATCATAACAGAACAGAGgggacaaatgaaaaaaaagaaaatgtgtaccTTGATGAAACAGAGTATGAATAGATTAAAATGAAAATAAGATGTGATtaaatctttatatatatatatatatatatatatatatatatatatatatatataattactttGAAATCTTGGAGCCATGCAAATTTTAAGAAGACAATAACTAAGCAGGCTAGGAAAATTATGGCTGACCCCTCtcatgtcctgtattcagaatacgaactgctcccatcaggtagACGCTACAGGGTTCCGATTAAATACTGGAAAAGATACCTGAACAGTATACAAACTCTTTCACCCCTGTATCAGTGAATCTCATAAACTCAGTACATAAGGAGGGTGTGAAATGAGGGGTTGTTTTGCACgtatttgaatgcactttatgtctgttactgcactatatgtatttttatgtggcagcctttatgtccttTTTGTCCAAGACACATTTCCCTCGAGTCgggacaaataaagtaatcttgaatcttgaaatgcAAAGTTCGCTTCCCCGGTCCCTGTTTTATCACGATTATCTATTGTCTGTTTACAAGCACCTTGATTGTCaacttgtttatttttttaacccGACTTATTGAGCTGATAAACTGTCATTGCTAACTTGAAAAgttactggcacacacacacagagagagaaagagagagagagagagagagagagagagagagagagagagagagagagagagagagagagagagagagagagagagagagagagagagagcgagagagagagagagagaaagggaatggCCAAAGATCAGTCGGTCATCAGGCGGCCGGAGTTCTTCATGCGGCTCTGACGTCATAGGGAGCTGCGCCGCCAGTGTGGCTGGTCCGGGTGACAGATGCGGCGTTCAGAGAACAAGGAAGTGATCGATATCTCGCCTATTTTAAGAGTGAAAAAAACAAACGCTTCGTCCGTTTGTTCATCGTTTCACACAAGGTAAGCCTTATCGAGTGTATCGCTGTTAATCGCGGAGACACGAGGggtgctgtgttgttgtttttttctcttccccCAGCAGAGACCGCCGATTTCTCAGCGGACCGTCCGTCCATGAGGATGGACGGTCGACTGTGGTTTTATCGTCTGATATTGCTCCGGTGTGCgtgtgatgtttgttttttaatttacaaaagaaagaaaaggtgtCGCCGTTGCACAGTGTTCTTGCATACATCACATCTGATATACAGCCGCGTAGAGATCGTCTATCCCTGATGCTAAATCTCGGGATTTCATCATCTGTAACCCAAGTGCTTCAGGCTACAAAGGCGCAGGGGTTTACCGAGTTCAGTCGCGATTAACCTATAGGCTACGTTTTTAGCAGATACCCGCTAAAAAAAGAAGTGAGTAAacgcaggaaagaagatatgctATACTTTGTCACATAAATTAGATCATCTCTACGGTCGTGGCCATGAGATTGAAACTCCACGTAAGTGTCTGGTTCGTGGCTGATCACTCCACGTAGACTCTGTTGTCAGACGATCAGCTTGCGTAGGACACCTGAAAAGACGATGGTCATAGTTTGATCGGAGTCAGTTGGGTGAACGGGGTTGCTAAAATTACAGTTGTGGTTTCAAATTACCATTAAATTGTGGGAGTGCGCCAGTTTGCCAGCTTTCACCACACTGATGTTGGGTTGATTTCCTGGTTTGCTGACGTCACGATGCTCCTCTGGGTTTGCAGTATTaatatatcaaagaaggttgaatcagttcatctggatacaatgttgtatgcaaacgttgtgtgcagatgaactgattcaaccttttttgattttcttacctagattattgagcatgcaccaagactgTAGTCATATAGATTTGCCAATGTGATTTCAGGCCCATTTTCTGCCATTTAAGAGACACATAATCCTCCACAATTTGGCAGATTACAGTCAGACAGATGCTCAGTACAGTGGTAGGCCATGGCACATTTGTGAGGGCTTGGGCTCAGATATGCCTATATATGTTTATAATGTGTTTAGAACAGAGCTTTGAGGAGTGGTCTCAACGTTGGAAAGGCCCCCTTTTAGattgacagatggatagatacacaGATATAGTAGGCAGACATACATATGTTTGTTCCAGAGGTAAATTCAGATGTCTGTTCAAATTGATGTGGTGGGGTTGTGACTGTATGAATGTAAAGTAGGGCCTTGCTGAAATACAGCGAGGGAGTCAAGACCTCCCCCTTGACTAATGTTATAACTAGATGTGCTGTTCATACATATTACAGTTTTTCCTCTTCTGCCAGGTAGATAATTACAATCACTTGTACCAGTTCTGAGATTATTTGGCTGGTTCGAAAGGCTGACAAAAAGTGAACATCATTAACTACATGGTAGACTAGAAAACCACTAATTCTGAGGACCAGTTTGAGAATCACTGTTTCAGCCAAAGATCGCATGACTGGCCGTTTGCTTTGGATTAGTGTCTTGTGAGATTTGTCTAGCGTAGGTTTACTGGGTTAGCATAATTTCTCTTGTCTTTCATAATGCAAGTCTTTCTGAGAAGTGAATAGTATGCTGTTTCATGGATGTTTCGCATCAGGGCATCTCGTCTCTGAGCAGGCAGAGATGGTAGTACAGTCGCCCTGCAGCATTGAGATACTGACTAGTTTTATTCCTTAAGGTCAGTGGACTGCTCTCTGATATGCAAGCCTGAGAGAGACTTGGGTGGAGACAGGGTGGCACAGGGGTGAATTTAGCTGAGCAATGGAAAATCTTACCCTCAGCAAGTTTCCGTGATAATTAAGCAGCCTCAAGCAGTTTTTTACTACTACAGTGGACTTGCAGTCATGGTGTTCAGTTGGACTCTGGTATCAGTCTCTGCCTAACTTTTGTCCCCACTGGTTTTGAGTTGGACTTGCCAGCTTAAAGTCGTGGCTTGTCTCTTCTTGAGTGGTGTTGACTACAAGGCTACTGGAAACACCCATGTTATGGTCATCACTGATTGTtaaccccccccatccccatcttCCATCAACCTTCCCCCAACTTCCCACTTTCTGTCTCATTTGTTTTCTCTTTCCTTCTGTCCACACTCCTTCTTCCCATCACCTACCTGTTTCTCTTCCCTAATGTTGCGCACTCTCTTGCACCCACTCTTTGTCAACCTTCCTGGCgatgcttgctctctctccctcactcctttTTCCTTCTGGCACTTTCTttccaatacccccccccccacacacacacacgcatcctctttctgtcttgctgtctgtgtCCTTTGCTGTCTTTCACTCTCGTTCCCTGCCTGTCACCTCTTTCTCTTCGTTTTCTCCCTTTTCCTGTAAGCTAACCTTTCttactttctctctttttctcttgtgttctttttctctttttttctcactTCCTCCCTTttgtccctttctctctttctttgtgttTTTCTCACGTGTTTCTCTTTCATCTTGCCCTCCAAACCACATCAAGGTGCCTGTTGTACTCTGCAACCACCTCTGGTGAATGACATCCGTTGGCCATGTGTCCCGGTGTGAACCGTCTCCCAGCAGCCTCCTCTGAGACGGAGATGAGCCCGGGCAGCGCTACTGTGTCCGAGCATCGCCCACCAGCTTCTTCTGCCTGATCTGATCTGCTGCAACAATCTCGGTTCTCCATCGTTGAAACTCTTGTCTGAACATGGCGCCAATTCCTCCCGGCATCCGCCTCCTGGTCTCCTTCAACAGGGACCAATGGTGAGTCCTTGTGCTTccttgtttgtatttgtgtgacagtcacccccctcccccctattGGGAGTGGGTGCTGTTGTCATTCTCTTGTCTTGGTGTGTATTTTACCTTTTTGCCTATTTATGCTATGCATATGGTGTGTTTGATCCCTACTCTGGCTGTCATTACCCtttttaactttgataaacaaataagctcagtagtcaaaacaagtttttttccaattacgacttctgggaaaagtaaaggcctatttCCCTcaaaatgatcttgaaagggtaattcatacaTTTATTACCTCttgtttggattattgtaattcattgtatgttggtgtagctcagtcgttgcttcgtcgcctgcagcttgtacaaaatgcagctgatcgccttctgacaggaaagaaatgATGTGATCACATAACGTCAGTACTggtctcccttcattggcttgctgtctgttttaggatccagtttaagattttattacttgtttttaagtctttaaagagagactgacatgccctttctgaacacattttttaacattgggactttgaatcataaccgaaaataggtgtggttttatgaattcaaagctattggctactgtctttgcgtgggggggggggctcggtaccgctcgtcacttatttacaaaaaatgtcggatagcgagggcgagagggagatcctctgcgaggattacagttttgaggaggaggattcagtgatacaaataactgttagatagatagatg comes from Lampris incognitus isolate fLamInc1 chromosome 11, fLamInc1.hap2, whole genome shotgun sequence and encodes:
- the rsph1 gene encoding radial spoke head 1 homolog; translation: MSDAGSEDFDDERGYLGEYEGDRNEAGERHGVGRAVLPNGDTYQGMYENGKRSGQGTYRFANGARYLGDYYQNEKHGQGTFYYPDGSKYEGSWVKDLRQGHGVYTYPNGDTYDGEWLCHMRHGQGIYHYHETGSKYKGSWVKGKMESAGEIIHLNHRYQGNFVNNSPCGLGKYVFNIGCEQHGEYLQKSEEEIEGSEDEADSTMVLKWIPKCVTLQTPDHKKEAASVREPCS